The following proteins are encoded in a genomic region of Sparus aurata chromosome 23, fSpaAur1.1, whole genome shotgun sequence:
- the LOC115575598 gene encoding uncharacterized protein LOC115575598, with product MMESLTSLYNDDPFFSQERLLWPLRHKALSSLQQDFFNQRAKLVDSLLRELHDGPHILKPWQFPLIFSTLVRLSDGKEQQRETPSIELCKDAQPATENNGDLLVTLDARGYTPNDISVKLEGRILAVVAVKQAGLEESQSCSSYSSCASVCSSASSQIGFAQKFDLPAHLDLSGLSCSLMDDGQLCIYAPRARQPVTLERQVPIRFRSSLEFPITKDKAEEDRTD from the exons ATGATGGAATCCTTGACCAGCCTGTACAATGATGACCCTTTCTTCAGCCAGGAGAGGTTGCTGTGGCCGCTGCGTCACAAGgccctgtcctctctgcagcaagACTTCTTTAACCAGAGAGCCAAGCTGGTCGACAGTCTTCTAAGGGAGCTCCATGATGGGCCCCATATTCTCAAACCTTGGCAGTTTCCCCTCATTTTCTCTACTTTGGTGAG GCTTAGTGATGgtaaagagcagcagagagagacgcCCAGCATAGAGCTATGCAAGGATGCTCAGCCGGCCACAGAAAACAATGGCGACCTTCTGGTGACCCTAGATGCTCGCGGTTACACCCCAAATGACATCTCAGTCAAGCTAGAGGGCAGGATCCTGGCAGTGGTGGCGGTGAAGCAGGCCGGTTTGGAGGAGAGCCAGTCCtgctcctcctactcctcctgtGCCTCTGTCTGTTCCTCGGCTTCGTCTCAAATAGGATTCGCCCAGAAGTTCGACCTGCCAGCTCACCTTGATCTGTCTGGACTCTCCTGTTCCCTGATGGATGATGGACAGCTGTGCATCTACGCCCCCAGGGCCAGGCAGCCAGTCACTTTGGAACGCCAAGTGCCCATTCGGTTCAGGTCATCTCTTGAATTTCCCATTACAAAGGACAAGGCAGAGGAGGACCGCACAGATTAa